A genomic segment from Chloroflexota bacterium encodes:
- a CDS encoding lytic transglycosylase domain-containing protein, protein MLNQRTPATPAAPAAAPARPTLDLPGGFGAMVDQAAQKYGVDPALIAAVMKTESNFNPDAVSRAGARGLMQLMPGTARGLGVTDPSDPLQAVMGGAKLLGQLLDKYKGNTELALAAYNAGSGAVDKFGGIPPYDETRKYVPLVMGAYEGFRQQMKTPATSAAGR, encoded by the coding sequence ATGTTGAACCAGCGGACGCCGGCCACCCCGGCTGCGCCGGCTGCCGCGCCTGCCCGCCCGACACTGGATCTGCCCGGCGGCTTCGGCGCGATGGTCGATCAGGCGGCCCAGAAGTACGGCGTCGATCCGGCGCTCATCGCCGCTGTGATGAAGACCGAATCGAACTTCAATCCTGACGCCGTCTCGCGGGCCGGCGCGCGCGGGCTGATGCAGCTGATGCCCGGCACGGCGCGCGGCCTCGGCGTCACCGACCCGAGCGATCCGCTCCAGGCCGTGATGGGCGGCGCGAAGCTGCTCGGGCAGCTGCTGGACAAGTACAAGGGCAACACCGAGCTGGCCCTGGCGGCCTACAACGCTGGCAGCGGCGCGGTGGACAAGTTCGGCGGCATCCCTCCGTATGACGAGACGCGCAAGTACGTGCCGCTGGTGATGGGCGCGTACGAGGGTTTCCGCCAGCAGATGAAGACGCCGGCCACGTCGGCCGCCGGGAGGTAA
- the flgB gene encoding flagellar basal body rod protein FlgB: MQINDTRTDRLIKSALEGLTARQRTIADNVANVDTPEFKATHVTFETQLKQAIGTVDNPLPMFKVANAVEGPGAVPERIRPQAQIESDTGRRNDGNNVDIDAEMLELTDTNTRFNALIQVMSNKLSGLRYVINDGKR; the protein is encoded by the coding sequence ATGCAGATCAACGACACCCGCACCGACCGGCTCATCAAGTCCGCGCTCGAAGGGCTGACGGCCCGCCAGCGGACCATCGCCGACAATGTGGCGAACGTCGATACGCCCGAGTTCAAGGCGACCCACGTCACCTTCGAGACGCAGCTCAAGCAGGCTATCGGCACGGTGGACAACCCGCTGCCGATGTTCAAGGTGGCGAACGCCGTCGAGGGGCCGGGGGCCGTCCCGGAGCGGATCAGGCCGCAGGCGCAGATCGAGTCCGACACGGGCCGCCGCAACGACGGCAACAACGTGGACATCGACGCCGAGATGCTCGAGCTGACGGACACCAACACGCGGTTCAACGCGCTGATCCAGGTGATGAGCAACAAGCTGTCCGGGCTGCGGTACGTGATCAACGACGGCAAGCGGTAG
- a CDS encoding DUF3500 domain-containing protein, which produces MTAHRAPSAARRMADAANRFLAALSNEQRATATFPFEGDERYLWHYTPVARNGLLIKHMTAKQRALGMELLATGLSERGASQVRQIMDLEPTLREHEKLDRMEERWDRSSELYYFSVFGQPGGADPWGWRVGGHHVGLHFSVVDNELIASLPLFFGANPAEIQYGPEKGLRTLPEEEDLARELVQSLDADQRAAAIVAAVAPADILTVNGRTVTPGVMPSGLALSQLRGGQRDLLVRLIRHYVSRAADDLAGNEWARIESAGLDDVTFAWAGPTERKRGNGHYYNVKGSTFMLEYDNTQNDSNHIHSVWRDFTNDWGEDLLASHLRAHHR; this is translated from the coding sequence ATGACCGCTCATCGTGCTCCGTCTGCCGCGCGCCGCATGGCCGATGCCGCCAACCGCTTCCTTGCCGCGCTCTCGAACGAGCAGCGCGCCACCGCGACGTTCCCCTTCGAGGGCGACGAGCGCTACCTCTGGCACTACACGCCCGTCGCGCGGAACGGCCTGCTGATCAAGCACATGACGGCGAAGCAGCGCGCCCTCGGGATGGAGCTGCTGGCGACGGGCCTCTCCGAGCGCGGCGCCAGCCAGGTGCGCCAGATCATGGATCTGGAGCCGACCCTCCGCGAGCATGAGAAGCTCGACCGGATGGAGGAGCGCTGGGACCGCTCGTCCGAGCTGTACTACTTCTCGGTCTTCGGGCAGCCGGGCGGCGCCGATCCGTGGGGCTGGCGCGTCGGCGGGCACCACGTCGGGCTGCACTTCTCCGTCGTAGACAACGAGCTGATCGCCTCGCTGCCGCTGTTCTTCGGCGCGAACCCCGCCGAGATCCAGTACGGGCCGGAGAAGGGCCTGCGGACGCTGCCTGAGGAAGAGGATCTGGCGCGCGAGCTGGTGCAGAGCCTGGACGCCGACCAGCGCGCCGCCGCCATCGTCGCGGCGGTGGCCCCGGCCGACATCCTGACGGTCAACGGCCGGACGGTCACGCCAGGGGTGATGCCGTCCGGTCTGGCGCTCTCGCAGCTACGGGGCGGCCAGCGCGATCTGCTGGTCCGGCTGATCCGCCACTACGTCTCGCGGGCGGCCGACGACCTGGCCGGCAACGAGTGGGCGCGCATCGAGTCGGCTGGCCTGGATGATGTCACGTTCGCCTGGGCCGGCCCGACCGAGCGCAAGCGGGGCAACGGCCACTACTACAACGTGAAGGGCTCGACCTTCATGCTGGAGTACGACAACACCCAGAACGACTCGAACCACATCCACTCGGTGTGGCGCGACTTCACCAATGACTGGGGCGAGGATCTGCTGGCCAGCCACCTGCGGGCGCACCACCGGTAG